One Flavobacterium sp. 90 DNA segment encodes these proteins:
- the rpmB gene encoding 50S ribosomal protein L28 translates to MSRVCDLTGKRAMVGNNVSHAMNKTKRKFSVNLVKKRFYLPEEDRWITLRVAASTIKTINKNGISAVLKKAQSEGFIK, encoded by the coding sequence ATGTCAAGAGTTTGTGACCTTACAGGTAAAAGAGCGATGGTAGGAAATAACGTTTCTCACGCTATGAACAAAACTAAGAGAAAGTTTTCTGTAAACTTAGTTAAAAAGCGTTTTTATCTTCCAGAAGAAGATAGATGGATTACTCTTAGAGTAGCAGCATCTACGATAAAAACAATTAATAAAAATGGAATTTCTGCTGTTTTGAAAAAAGCGCAGTCAGAGGGATTTATCAAATAA
- the rpmG gene encoding 50S ribosomal protein L33, with the protein MAKKGNRIQVILECTEHKTSGVAGTSRYITTKNKKNTPDRLEIKKFNPILKRVTVHKEIK; encoded by the coding sequence ATGGCAAAGAAAGGTAATAGAATCCAGGTAATTTTAGAATGTACTGAGCACAAGACTTCTGGTGTAGCAGGAACTTCTAGATATATTACAACTAAGAACAAAAAAAATACTCCGGATAGATTAGAGATTAAAAAATTTAATCCAATCTTGAAACGCGTAACTGTTCACAAAGAAATTAAGTAA
- a CDS encoding DUF4295 domain-containing protein yields MAKKTVASLQTSSKRLSKAIKMVKSPKTGAYTFVESIMSPEEVDEFLKKK; encoded by the coding sequence ATGGCAAAGAAAACCGTAGCATCGTTACAAACATCTTCTAAGAGATTATCAAAAGCCATCAAAATGGTGAAATCTCCTAAAACTGGTGCATATACATTCGTAGAATCTATTATGTCTCCTGAAGAAGTTGATGAATTCTTGAAAAAGAAATAA
- the ftsY gene encoding signal recognition particle-docking protein FtsY: MSFFKKLFSTDKKETLDKGLEKSKTTFFSKLSKAVAGKSKVDDDVLDDLEEILVASDVGVNTTLKVISRIEKRVAEDKYLGTEELNQILREEIGALLSETNTGEATEFEIPKDKKPYVLMVVGVNGVGKTTTIGKLAYQFKKAGYNVVLGAADTFRAAAIDQLQVWADRVGVPIVRQNMGSDPASVAFDTLQSAVAQNADVVIIDTAGRLHNKINLMNELTKVKRVMQKVVADAPHDVLLVLDGSTGQNAFEQAKQFTAATEVTSLAVTKLDGTAKGGVVIGISDQFQIPVKYIGIGEGIEDLQVFNKYEFVDSFFK, encoded by the coding sequence ATGAGTTTTTTTAAAAAATTATTCTCTACTGATAAAAAAGAGACTTTGGATAAAGGTCTTGAAAAATCAAAAACTACTTTTTTCTCAAAGTTAAGCAAAGCTGTTGCCGGAAAATCTAAGGTTGATGACGATGTTCTTGATGATCTGGAAGAAATTCTGGTCGCTTCTGATGTTGGTGTAAATACAACTCTGAAAGTAATTTCAAGAATCGAAAAACGTGTTGCCGAAGATAAATATTTAGGAACAGAGGAGTTGAATCAAATCCTTCGTGAAGAAATAGGAGCTTTACTTTCTGAAACAAATACAGGCGAAGCAACTGAATTTGAAATTCCAAAAGATAAAAAGCCATATGTTTTAATGGTAGTTGGTGTTAATGGAGTTGGTAAAACAACTACTATTGGTAAACTGGCTTATCAGTTTAAGAAAGCAGGTTATAATGTGGTTTTGGGAGCTGCGGATACTTTTCGTGCGGCTGCTATTGATCAATTACAAGTTTGGGCAGATCGTGTAGGTGTGCCAATCGTAAGACAAAATATGGGTAGCGATCCTGCTTCTGTTGCTTTTGATACGTTACAATCTGCTGTAGCTCAAAATGCCGATGTAGTAATTATAGATACTGCAGGACGTTTGCATAACAAAATCAATTTGATGAACGAACTTACCAAAGTAAAACGTGTAATGCAGAAAGTTGTTGCTGATGCTCCACATGATGTGCTTTTGGTTTTGGATGGTTCTACCGGTCAAAATGCTTTTGAACAAGCAAAACAATTTACGGCTGCTACTGAAGTAACTTCTCTTGCTGTTACCAAACTAGACGGAACTGCAAAAGGTGGTGTTGTAATTGGTATTTCAGATCAATTTCAGATTCCTGTGAAGTATATTGGTATTGGTGAAGGAATTGAAGATTTGCAAGTCTTCAATAAATATGAATTTGTAGATAGTTTTTTTAAATAA
- a CDS encoding serine hydrolase encodes MTKTICIILTILAFAGCSSDPTQTNTNPTESMYFPPLTGNTWETKSLADLKWNQAAVQPLLDYLELKHSKSFIILVNGRIVLENYFNGHSATTNWYWASAGKTLTSTMTGIAQQENLLDINNKVSQYIGTGWTSETLAQENLITCRNLLTMTSGLDDSTDDADPASLIYKADAGKRWAYHNVYVKLQDVIAKASGQTWQNYFNAKLRDKIGMDGNWVQLGVNSVYTSTSRSMARFGLLMLNKGKWNTTQILNEAYFNEATTTSQNINLGYGYLWWLNGKTSYHLPQSQLTFQGSIIPTGPNDMFMALGKNDQKIYVVPSKNMIIIRMGDAADDVNLALSDFDKTLWTKISALYQ; translated from the coding sequence ATGACTAAAACAATTTGTATAATCCTGACAATCTTAGCATTTGCAGGATGCAGTTCAGATCCAACACAAACAAACACAAATCCAACTGAAAGCATGTATTTCCCTCCATTAACAGGAAATACTTGGGAAACAAAATCTCTTGCAGATCTAAAATGGAATCAAGCCGCAGTTCAACCACTTTTAGATTATTTAGAACTCAAACATTCTAAATCCTTCATCATATTAGTAAATGGTCGAATTGTATTGGAGAATTACTTCAATGGTCATTCCGCAACTACAAACTGGTATTGGGCAAGTGCAGGAAAAACGTTAACATCAACCATGACCGGAATTGCACAACAAGAAAACTTATTAGACATCAACAATAAAGTTTCACAATATATAGGAACCGGCTGGACAAGTGAAACATTAGCACAAGAAAATTTAATAACCTGCAGAAATCTTCTAACAATGACTTCAGGACTTGATGACAGCACAGATGATGCTGATCCGGCAAGTTTAATCTACAAGGCTGATGCCGGAAAACGTTGGGCATATCACAATGTATATGTAAAATTGCAAGATGTTATAGCAAAAGCAAGCGGACAAACCTGGCAAAACTATTTCAATGCTAAACTGAGAGACAAAATTGGCATGGATGGCAATTGGGTTCAGCTTGGTGTTAATAGTGTTTACACCAGCACATCAAGAAGTATGGCACGATTTGGACTTTTAATGCTTAATAAAGGAAAATGGAATACTACTCAAATTTTAAACGAAGCCTATTTTAATGAAGCAACAACTACTTCTCAAAATATTAATTTAGGATACGGGTATTTATGGTGGCTTAACGGAAAAACATCCTATCATTTACCACAATCACAGCTTACTTTTCAGGGAAGTATAATTCCAACTGGACCAAATGACATGTTTATGGCACTAGGAAAAAATGATCAGAAAATCTATGTTGTTCCAAGCAAAAACATGATTATCATTAGAATGGGAGATGCCGCTGACGATGTCAATCTTGCCTTATCAGATTTTGATAAAACACTATGGACGAAAATAAGTGCTTTATATCAATAA
- a CDS encoding DUF721 domain-containing protein translates to MAKRLNNQSTIGAVLQQIIQVNKLGPGMDQIDVKEAWRQLMGNGVNTYTKNVVLKGSTLYVELGSAVLREELSHGKSKIVKMINEELGREVVKDVVLR, encoded by the coding sequence ATGGCAAAAAGACTAAATAATCAGAGTACGATTGGGGCTGTTTTGCAACAGATTATTCAGGTGAATAAATTAGGTCCCGGAATGGATCAGATTGACGTAAAAGAGGCGTGGAGACAGTTGATGGGGAATGGAGTGAACACGTATACTAAAAATGTCGTGCTAAAAGGCAGTACTTTGTATGTTGAACTTGGATCGGCTGTTTTGAGAGAAGAACTAAGTCACGGAAAATCTAAAATCGTGAAAATGATTAATGAAGAATTAGGACGTGAAGTGGTGAAAGATGTAGTTTTGCGTTAG
- a CDS encoding nucleoside-diphosphate kinase — protein sequence MATNRTFTMIKPDAVQNGHIGNILAMITNGGFKIVSLKLTQLTVADAQAFYAVHSARPFYGELVEFMSRGPIVAAILEKDNAVEDFRTLIGATNPAEAAEGTIRKAYATSIGENAVHGSDSDENAAIEGAFHFAGREQF from the coding sequence ATGGCAACAAATAGAACTTTTACAATGATTAAGCCAGATGCAGTTCAAAACGGACACATCGGTAATATCTTAGCAATGATTACTAATGGAGGTTTCAAAATCGTTTCATTAAAATTAACTCAATTAACTGTAGCTGATGCTCAGGCATTTTACGCAGTTCACTCTGCAAGACCATTCTACGGAGAATTAGTTGAATTCATGTCTCGTGGACCAATTGTTGCTGCAATTTTAGAAAAAGACAACGCAGTAGAAGATTTCAGAACTTTAATTGGAGCTACAAATCCAGCTGAAGCTGCTGAAGGAACTATTCGTAAAGCATACGCAACTTCTATTGGAGAAAATGCAGTTCACGGTTCTGATAGCGACGAAAACGCTGCAATCGAAGGTGCATTCCACTTTGCTGGAAGAGAGCAGTTTTAA
- a CDS encoding DUF5009 domain-containing protein has protein sequence MTRERLISLDVFRGLTILLMTIVNNPGDWGHVYAPLLHSEWHGCTPTDLVFPFFIFIMGVAVPLAMPTKTWDDTTFNKILVRSLRMFCLGIFFNYFAKIQLFGLDGIPLLIGRLIITVAVGYALMGNFSSKVKNILVFSILFIYLFLAYSGIEAYESVRLPGVLQRIGIVYFVVSLLYLKTSKKTQIITGIVLLLSYWAIMALIPVPGIGEANLEKGTNLASWLDSVLLKGHMYRETITWDPEGILSTLPSIVNGIIGLLIGQILQLEITKIQKATKIAIVGITLIITGLIWSTVFPINKSLWTSSYVLYTTGLAATVLSILYYIIDIAEYKKGFKLFLIWGVNPMIVFFFSQIIPQALVMVQLKNPENPETQINLLNYLYHFGIAPFFSNPMMASLAGALVYVGIWSFILWIFYKNKLIFKV, from the coding sequence ATGACCAGAGAGCGCTTGATATCCTTGGATGTCTTTAGAGGATTAACAATTTTATTAATGACTATTGTAAACAATCCCGGAGATTGGGGACACGTTTACGCACCTTTATTACATTCAGAATGGCATGGCTGCACGCCAACCGATTTAGTTTTTCCTTTTTTTATCTTTATTATGGGAGTTGCAGTTCCTCTTGCTATGCCAACTAAAACTTGGGACGACACCACTTTTAATAAAATCCTTGTCCGTTCTTTACGAATGTTCTGTCTTGGGATTTTCTTTAATTATTTTGCCAAAATTCAGCTTTTTGGACTCGACGGAATCCCACTTCTTATTGGCCGTTTGATTATTACCGTTGCTGTAGGTTATGCTTTAATGGGAAATTTCAGTTCTAAAGTCAAAAATATATTGGTCTTTTCGATTTTGTTTATTTATCTTTTTTTAGCTTATAGTGGTATCGAAGCTTATGAAAGTGTTCGTTTGCCAGGCGTTTTACAACGAATTGGAATTGTTTACTTCGTAGTTTCTTTATTGTATTTAAAAACAAGTAAAAAAACGCAAATCATCACCGGAATAGTTTTATTACTGAGTTATTGGGCAATAATGGCCTTAATTCCAGTTCCGGGAATTGGCGAAGCAAATTTAGAAAAAGGAACAAATCTTGCCTCTTGGTTAGACAGCGTTTTACTAAAAGGACATATGTATCGCGAAACCATAACTTGGGATCCTGAAGGAATTTTAAGCACACTTCCTTCAATTGTAAACGGAATTATTGGTTTACTAATTGGACAGATATTACAACTTGAAATAACAAAAATTCAAAAAGCCACAAAAATTGCTATTGTCGGAATAACACTTATCATCACTGGATTAATCTGGAGTACAGTTTTCCCAATAAATAAATCGTTATGGACAAGTAGTTATGTTTTATACACGACAGGATTAGCCGCTACAGTTTTATCAATACTCTATTATATAATTGATATTGCAGAGTACAAAAAAGGATTCAAATTGTTTTTAATCTGGGGAGTAAATCCAATGATTGTATTTTTCTTCTCTCAGATTATTCCGCAAGCCTTAGTTATGGTTCAACTTAAAAATCCTGAAAATCCCGAAACTCAAATCAATCTATTAAACTATTTATATCATTTTGGAATTGCACCTTTTTTTAGCAATCCGATGATGGCTTCACTAGCCGGAGCTTTAGTTTATGTGGGAATCTGGTCTTTTATTTTATGGATTTTCTATAAAAACAAACTGATTTTCAAAGTCTAA
- the bshC gene encoding bacillithiol biosynthesis cysteine-adding enzyme BshC, whose product MPTDCISYQTSGYFSKLIQDYLDQKSELKPLYNHFPTLENFEKQITEKQANFDHANRIPLVETLKKQYQSIEVSDSTKQNIELLALPNTFTITTGHQLNLFSGPLYFLYKIISTINLTKELKLKYPTNNFVPIYWMATEDHDFEEINYFNFKGKKFRWNKESTGPVGRLSTEGLEEFFEIYSKELGSSTNANILKKIFEEAYLKHENLADATRFLANSLFANYGLVILDADDVNLKRPFIPYIKEELEQQTSFKTVQETISKFQDYTVQVNPREINLFYIEDDLRERIIFENGKYYVNNTKISFSKEEILQLLENNPEKFSPNVIMRPLYQEIILPNLCYIGGGGEIAYWLELKSFFDAVKITFPMLLVRNSVLLNTEKQAKKADNLGLSWADLFTKPADLVNRITRKLSAFPIDLTTQKETLEKQFEYLYELAQQTDKSFTGAVKAQEVKQKKGLENLEKRLLKAQKRKLDNELQRVADLQFELFPNQSLQERQANFSEFYLEKGEQLIPLLIQKLKPLETNFNIITI is encoded by the coding sequence ATGCCTACCGACTGTATCAGCTATCAAACTTCAGGATATTTCTCTAAGTTAATACAAGATTATTTAGATCAAAAATCAGAATTAAAACCGCTATACAATCATTTTCCAACTCTGGAAAACTTCGAAAAACAAATCACTGAAAAACAAGCAAATTTTGATCATGCAAACCGAATTCCTTTGGTTGAAACATTAAAAAAGCAATATCAAAGTATTGAAGTTTCAGATTCAACAAAACAAAACATTGAGCTTTTAGCACTTCCAAATACATTTACAATTACAACCGGACATCAATTAAATTTATTTAGCGGTCCATTGTATTTCTTGTATAAAATCATTTCGACAATTAATCTTACCAAAGAATTAAAACTAAAATATCCAACCAATAATTTTGTGCCAATTTATTGGATGGCGACAGAAGATCACGATTTTGAAGAGATTAATTATTTTAATTTTAAAGGAAAAAAATTCCGCTGGAACAAAGAAAGTACCGGACCAGTAGGTAGACTTTCTACAGAAGGTTTAGAGGAATTTTTCGAAATATATTCAAAAGAATTAGGTTCAAGCACAAATGCTAATATCCTGAAAAAAATATTTGAAGAAGCTTATTTAAAACATGAGAATCTTGCTGATGCAACTCGCTTTTTAGCCAATAGTTTATTTGCAAATTATGGTTTAGTAATTCTGGATGCTGATGATGTCAATTTAAAACGTCCTTTTATTCCATATATCAAAGAGGAATTAGAGCAACAAACTTCCTTTAAAACTGTTCAGGAAACGATCTCAAAATTTCAAGATTATACAGTTCAGGTAAATCCACGTGAAATCAATTTGTTTTATATTGAAGATGATTTAAGAGAAAGAATCATTTTTGAGAATGGCAAATACTATGTTAATAATACTAAGATTTCATTTTCGAAAGAAGAAATTTTACAACTATTAGAAAATAATCCGGAGAAATTTAGTCCAAATGTGATTATGCGTCCGCTGTATCAGGAAATTATTTTACCCAATTTATGTTACATTGGCGGAGGCGGAGAAATTGCTTATTGGTTAGAATTAAAATCTTTCTTTGATGCCGTAAAAATCACTTTCCCAATGCTTTTGGTTCGTAATTCTGTTTTATTAAATACTGAAAAACAAGCAAAAAAAGCAGACAATCTAGGATTGAGTTGGGCAGATCTATTCACAAAACCTGCTGATTTAGTAAATAGAATCACTCGTAAATTATCCGCTTTTCCTATTGATTTAACAACTCAAAAAGAAACATTGGAAAAACAATTTGAATATCTTTACGAACTGGCACAACAAACTGACAAATCATTTACCGGAGCTGTAAAAGCGCAAGAAGTAAAGCAAAAGAAAGGTTTGGAAAATCTGGAAAAACGTTTATTAAAAGCACAAAAACGAAAACTGGATAATGAATTACAACGTGTTGCAGATTTACAATTCGAGTTATTTCCGAATCAAAGCCTGCAGGAACGTCAAGCTAATTTTTCGGAGTTTTATCTGGAAAAAGGCGAACAATTGATTCCGCTTTTAATTCAAAAATTAAAACCATTAGAAACAAATTTTAATATCATAACAATATAA
- a CDS encoding MFS transporter, which translates to MKNNSTKENSLRHVLFGSLIGTTIEFFDFYIYANAAVLVFPQLFFPGANSTVSTLESLATFSIAFLARPLGSAVFGHYGDKIGRKVTLVVALLTMGLSTIAIGFLPGYASIGIAAPILLMLCRFGQGVGLGGEWGGAVLLAIENAPPHKRAWYGMFPQLGAPIGLLLSGGTFLILTDSMSSEAFMDYGWRIPFIASSLLVIVGFYIRLKISETPAFENSKEEQKEVKIPFFTLLKSYKNQLIFGTLSAVTTFLVFYLMTVFTLSWATSDLGFTKREALLIQLLSVLFFAFFIPVSALVADKIGRRKILIITTAAIAVFGFFFSYFLNSGNSVLVTAFVCIGMSLMGFTYGPLGTFLSELFPTTVRYSGASLTFNLAGILGAAFAPMIAIWLASTYGLNYVGFYLTAAALISLISFLVISKKVHQF; encoded by the coding sequence ATGAAAAATAATTCTACTAAGGAAAATTCCTTGCGACATGTTCTTTTTGGTTCTTTAATTGGGACCACAATTGAATTTTTTGATTTCTATATTTATGCCAATGCTGCCGTATTGGTTTTTCCTCAACTTTTTTTCCCGGGAGCTAATAGCACAGTTTCTACACTGGAATCTTTGGCTACGTTTTCGATAGCATTTTTAGCAAGACCTTTAGGATCTGCTGTTTTCGGACATTACGGTGATAAAATAGGGCGTAAAGTAACTTTGGTAGTTGCATTATTGACAATGGGATTATCGACAATAGCAATTGGATTTTTACCGGGTTATGCAAGTATCGGCATTGCTGCACCAATTTTATTAATGTTATGTAGATTTGGTCAGGGAGTTGGTTTAGGAGGTGAGTGGGGTGGAGCTGTTTTATTAGCGATCGAAAATGCTCCGCCGCATAAACGTGCCTGGTACGGAATGTTTCCGCAATTGGGTGCACCAATAGGATTGTTACTTTCTGGTGGAACTTTTTTAATTTTAACAGATAGTATGAGTAGTGAAGCTTTTATGGATTATGGATGGAGAATTCCATTTATAGCAAGTTCACTATTGGTAATTGTTGGGTTTTATATTCGTTTAAAAATCAGCGAAACACCTGCTTTCGAAAATTCTAAAGAAGAACAAAAAGAAGTTAAGATTCCATTTTTTACTTTGCTAAAATCATATAAGAATCAACTGATTTTTGGAACATTGTCTGCAGTTACAACCTTTTTGGTTTTTTATTTAATGACAGTTTTTACGCTTAGCTGGGCTACTTCAGATTTAGGTTTTACTAAAAGAGAAGCTTTATTGATTCAATTACTTTCTGTACTGTTTTTTGCTTTTTTTATTCCTGTTTCGGCTTTAGTTGCCGATAAAATTGGACGTCGAAAAATATTAATTATAACTACAGCTGCTATTGCAGTTTTTGGATTTTTCTTTTCTTACTTTCTTAATTCAGGAAATTCTGTGTTAGTAACAGCTTTTGTTTGTATCGGAATGTCTTTGATGGGATTTACTTATGGACCTTTGGGAACTTTTTTGTCTGAGTTGTTTCCTACTACAGTTCGTTATTCCGGTGCTTCTTTGACTTTTAATTTGGCAGGAATTCTTGGTGCAGCATTTGCACCAATGATTGCAATTTGGCTGGCAAGTACTTATGGTTTGAATTATGTAGGTTTTTATCTGACTGCTGCTGCTTTAATTTCGTTAATCTCATTCTTAGTGATTTCTAAGAAAGTACATCAGTTTTAG